GGTGGCGCGGAATACCGACATCCGGCCGGTCATGGTCAGCACGCGCTTGGACAAGGCCATGGAGCACATGTTGATGTGGCGCTGGGCGAATCGCAGTTTGTGCCATTCGCTCATGATGTAGCCGCCGCGCACTTCACAGAACTCGTTGGTGGTCAGGCCGCCGACATTGCCGAACAGCTGGAACCACGGCACGGTCTTGAGCACAACGCCTTCGGCCAATACGGTGTCGCCATCGATCACGGCAACCACGGCGCGGTCGTCCGGCAGGTGGCGTGAGATGGCGCGGAAACCGTAGGCAAGGCCATCGCGTTTGCCGGTGCCGGGAATGCGCACGAAGTCGAGCTTGACCCGTGGCGGTGGGTTCATGCGTTTCCAGAGGCTCTTGACCAGCAGCTCATCGGACATTTCCACGATGGAGCAGACCACGGTGGTCGGCAGTTCGCAGTCGATGGCCTCGCGGATTACCGAGCTGTAGACCTGAGCGGTGGTCAGCGCGTCGATACGAAAGCTGGTGACCATCAGAAATACATGGGACGGATCTGCCGCTTTGCCCAGCTTGCGCACTTTGCGTCGCAGGTGCGGGTAGACCACGTACAGAAACAGCATGCCGCGCAGAAAGTGCGTGGCACCCATCGAGTAACGCCAGATACCGACGATACCGATCAGGAAGATGAAGTCCTTCGACTCGGAGTCGAACGTGGACACAGGCAACGCCATGGCGATGCCCATTAATAAACTTAGGTAAAACAGCCAACCGGCGGCCTGAAGTAGGCCGTGCTTTAGCCTGTGCATAATCTGCATCCGTCTCGATCTCGGGCGAGCCTGTGGGGTGGCCCGATGGGGTTAAGGCAGGCCTGTGAAAACTGACGTCACCCGCTCTGGGTGACGCCAGAAATCCCGGTAGGAGCTGCCGCAGGCTGCGATCTTTTGGTGTCAGTGAGATCGCTGAAAATCAAAAGATCGCAGGCTTCGCCAGCTCCTACACGGATGCAGCGTTACCAGCAGATGCCTTCAGTCCGGCCACTCACGCTGGTGGCTTTGGACATGAAGCCAACCAGGTCGACCACTTGTTTGCCGTGTGGAGCTTCCTGCGCCAGTGCGCGGAATTTCTCGTCACGGTTGCCGAGGATGATCACGTCGGAGTTTGCGATCACGTCGTCGAAGTCGGCGTTGAGCAAGGACGAGACGTGAGGGATCTTCGACTCGATGTAATCCTTGTTCGCACCGTGGACGCGGGCGTACTCGACGTTGCTGTCGTAGATGCTCAGGTCGTAACCCTTGCCGATCAGCATTTCCGCCAGATCAACCAGTGGGCTTTCGCGCAGGTCGTCGGTGCCGGCCTTGAAGCTCAGACCCAGCAGGGCAACTTTGCGCTTGTCGTGGCTGGAGACGATGTCGAACGCGTTCTGCACCTGGGACTCGTTACTGCGCATCAGCGAGTTGAGCAGGGGTGCTTCCACGTCCAGGGAACCGGCGCGGTAGGTCAGGGCGCGGACGTCTTTTGGCAGGCAGGAGCCGCCGAATGCGAAGCCTGGGCGCATGTAGTACTGGGACAGGTTCAGTGTCTTGTCCTGGCAGACCACTTCCATCACTTCGCGACCGTCGACACCGACGGCCTTGGCGATGTTGCCGATCTCGTTGGCGAAGGTCACCTTGGTGGCGTGCCACACGTTGCAGGTGTACTTGATCATCTCGGCAACGGCGATGTCCTTGCGGATGATCGGCGCGTCGAGCTCTTCGTACAGCGACTGCAGAACATCGCCCGAGGCCTTGTCGAACTCGCCGATGACGGTCATTGGCGGCTGGTCGTAGTCTGCGATCGCGGTGCTTTCACGCAGGAACTCAGGGTTGACTGCCACGCCGA
The window above is part of the Pseudomonas sp. B21-048 genome. Proteins encoded here:
- a CDS encoding nucleotide sugar dehydrogenase is translated as MRISIFGLGYVGAVCAGCLSARGHDVVGVDVAKDKIDMINAGRSPIVEPGLGELLQKGIETGRLRGTTNFAEAIRDTDLSMICVGTPSKKNGDLELNYIEAVCREIGFVLRDKTTRHTIVVRSTVLPGTVANVVIPILEDCSGKKAGVDFGVAVNPEFLRESTAIADYDQPPMTVIGEFDKASGDVLQSLYEELDAPIIRKDIAVAEMIKYTCNVWHATKVTFANEIGNIAKAVGVDGREVMEVVCQDKTLNLSQYYMRPGFAFGGSCLPKDVRALTYRAGSLDVEAPLLNSLMRSNESQVQNAFDIVSSHDKRKVALLGLSFKAGTDDLRESPLVDLAEMLIGKGYDLSIYDSNVEYARVHGANKDYIESKIPHVSSLLNADFDDVIANSDVIILGNRDEKFRALAQEAPHGKQVVDLVGFMSKATSVSGRTEGICW
- the alg8 gene encoding mannuronan synthase gives rise to the protein MHRLKHGLLQAAGWLFYLSLLMGIAMALPVSTFDSESKDFIFLIGIVGIWRYSMGATHFLRGMLFLYVVYPHLRRKVRKLGKAADPSHVFLMVTSFRIDALTTAQVYSSVIREAIDCELPTTVVCSIVEMSDELLVKSLWKRMNPPPRVKLDFVRIPGTGKRDGLAYGFRAISRHLPDDRAVVAVIDGDTVLAEGVVLKTVPWFQLFGNVGGLTTNEFCEVRGGYIMSEWHKLRFAQRHINMCSMALSKRVLTMTGRMSVFRATVVTNPDFIADVESDSLQHWRLGRFKFLTGDDKSSWFSLMRLGYDTFYVPDAAIHTVEHPPEKSFIKASRKLMFRWYGNNLRQNSRALGLGMKRLGLFTSVVLFDQRVSMWTSLLGLTVALIATFKYGTAFILVYLLWIGITRLILTVLLSCSGHRIGPAYPAILYYNQIVGALVKIYVFFRLDQQSWTRQPTSLTRDLASFQRWFNTWSSRTMTFSAGSIFVAVLLLMV